TCAAAGCACAGAAATAAACTAATTACAATAATGATCATCACATAATAACACAAGCTGCAGGGTTCTCGTCGCTGAAAGCAGTAGTGTATCTAACTTCAAAAGAGCTCGCACGTGCTAGTTGGGACACCTGTGGGTCCTCGGCATTTCTCACGTACCCAGCGGGGGCCTTTTTGTCGTAAACCCCAGGTGCATAAGGGTGGGCAACCATATCATATGGCACGTATGGCCACAACTCTGCCTTCTTACCCGTGCGATGTGCCACGCGAGCAACCACCTTTGATGGCTCCACATATCCAACGACTGTCACCTTGTTTGCCTTTCTCTCTACAACCACTTGCTTCACACCCTTCATCCCCTCTAGTGCTCTCTTCACTTTGCGCTCACATCCTTCACAGTCTATGCGGACCTTGACTTCCACCGTCTGATCATCACATTAAATCAATCACGTATTGTGAGCGTGTAAACTTAAGATAGTGTCCGTCAGTATGTTAactaatgtttttcaaaatatttttttaagaaaatatataaaaataatatattttttattttttaaaattattttctgtactgtaaaagattcaaaaaatcataaaaagagaaTTATAACATTAGAAAATTTGGCATGGGTAAATCCTAATTTTCACGTCTTCTCAGCTTCTTAAAATTCAATCCATTATTAGTGCATGGGTAAATCCATAAATGTCACGTATGGTACAGGGACTAATctgaaaagaatgaaaaaaacagaGTTTTTGGGTTAATAAGTGAATTTACAAGGCATgtttccattatttttattaaaatatatcctttctttttctactaGAGTTATGTTTGAAAGTTCAGTAACTTTTCgcttaagaaataaattagaataatattttttattttttaaaatttatattttacacacatgaaaacatcaaaaccctaaatcatttttttaaaaacaattttaaacattTTGGCCCAATGCCAAAAACgcacttcaacttaaaaatcaACTCAGATCTAAATCTCAAATTTCTTATATCAACTCGTCAAGTTTATCAACTATGAACACAGCAACATTGTTATTATTTCGTGTTTGAATGTAATTAACTGTCAAGAAAACGTTTTCGTGAGTTGTTAATTTTAGCGTGCGAAAACCTTCAGGAATACTTTAATCGTTTAATGacaaaaattcaatctaaaaccATAAGAGATATCAGATCATCCAAGCTGGAAAGATCCAGATATACAATAGACAAGACAACGAGCCAATTTCTTGCGTGTTCTAACTGTGAAACCAACTATATTTCAAGAGCTCATGCTGGCTGCTTGTTCTATCGAAAAAAAGTTTCTTTCTTTAGCttgtgtatataaaaaaagaagagtaaGAGTAAGGAGCTGTGGCAATGTTACCTGCAAACTCTTTCGTTTCTTGTGCTTGGAACCGCCACCAGAGCAATCGAAGAAGTCAGGCAAATGATCAAGAACACCCatttctttatgatttttcttgattCGTCAAAAAGATAAGGAATTCCAAAGGTGGAGAGAgtgttgaaaagaaaaggaattattAGACAGAGATATCCCAAAAGGCTTTCATAAGTTTCGCAGAAAAATGATTGTAGTGCTTTTGACAGGCACGAGCCGGTGAAGAGGGAGTCCTCCATTTAAATAAGCAACCTTGCAAGTGCCAAGTAgtctcttttccttcttctgGGAGGAAATATCAGCCGTTGgatctttctcttcttcttggtGTCACCGAGCTGAGTTCCTGACACGTATCCTAGTTACTATTTGTTACAGATG
This region of Populus trichocarpa isolate Nisqually-1 chromosome 9, P.trichocarpa_v4.1, whole genome shotgun sequence genomic DNA includes:
- the LOC7472115 gene encoding heavy metal-associated isoprenylated plant protein 26; translated protein: MGVLDHLPDFFDCSGGGSKHKKRKSLQTVEVKVRIDCEGCERKVKRALEGMKGVKQVVVERKANKVTVVGYVEPSKVVARVAHRTGKKAELWPYVPYDMVAHPYAPGVYDKKAPAGYVRNAEDPQVSQLARASSFEVRYTTAFSDENPAACVIM